From the Papaver somniferum cultivar HN1 chromosome 2, ASM357369v1, whole genome shotgun sequence genome, the window gttcatacaaattgcctaagaaaaagttggtggtgtattttggtaccccgcatTTTTAATAAAGTTATGAAACTACTCTTGCTAATTCTAATTAAATATGAACCGTTGACAATGTCAATTTCATTTACAATTTTCATTCTCCTTCTTCATCAATCAAATATCAATTTGTTTCTCCCTTTACATATTTCATCGTTTTCAAATGAAAAACTTCATcgattagaatttttttttattgttgactAATTCTTTCAAACTCTATCTAGTACTTTAGTTTGTTGTTTGAATGCCATATTAGGTCGTAGAAAATCGAATTTTTTTAATTGCGGTTGTGTGGTCGTCAGGGTAGCTCTTCGTCTATCTTGACGACTTCGTCTATCTTGACGACTAGTATTAGTCATCTTCTTAGGTTGAGCATCGTAACGACTTTCCATATTTGAAAGTAACATTTACAAGGTCTTCATGGTGTTCATACTTATACTTTTCCGACTAGTGTTGTAGTAATTAAGGTCCATGTTCTGAAAATTTGAACCTTACCGGCCATAACTGCCATAAAACAGTTTGTGCACATTTTTGCTCGGCATGGTTGGGGAAACTAATTTGACGACTTTGTGTTGGAAGTCACTTTATGTAATTTCGACCATGACGACCAATAACAgataaaatcaatttttttaagTGTTTTATTTTTCATTTAGACGTCACTTTGTTTATCTATAATCGTGACGACCTTGTGTATAAGGTTTTTAGTCGTCAATGTTTGGTATTTCCTACCTTGACGACTGTAgcttagtcggcaggttatgaaagTAATACCTTGTCGACTAATCATGTATTGTAGCACCTTTCTTTATACGAAAATTTTCATTTGGTTGCCATTATGGTTTATTATTAACACGCCAGCTATAGGTGGTTgttatcttctatttttcttgatcATGTCGATTTTTCATCATGTGATTTCTGAAAGTGTTGATTCTCTCTGTAATTTTGAGAATGAAACCATTAAACTGCTGTGCAATTCTCTTTTTAGAAGTGTTTAGCTACCGTAGTTTCATTTCCGTTacaaaaatctcaaatcaatttttttttgtcaaaaatcttccaacataaTTCATAAGATCTAATCAAAACAAGATTTCATAACTTATACTCAACTAATTAATCTAACTATATTAATTAAACTAAACAAGTGCGATTTAGCTATTACTATAAACATATGACTAAGGGGTTTTGGATTTACTTTCTAATGatcctattttgttttattaagtACACCTCAATTAATTTAGATATGCCCAAATTTGGCCAGTTAAATAAAcacttataaaaataaaatttacttTAAATAAAGTGGGAGTATCCACTCGGATGACTATATTCATAATTTTCTCATATTTTGGGAGATAATTTTCTTTATAAAACCTAAGTCgtttttttgaaattaatattCTAGGGGTATTTTCAATTACAGAGATctatgttccatcaaaaatgagcACGTTACGATACTTATATCATTATTTACTATATTTGAAAATTAATCGTCGAAAATCAGCAGATTTTCAAccgttgaaattaaaattgatagATAGTGAGGCTTAATATTTCAGAACATGTTCATTTTTTGTGGGTATGTAAATCATTGTAAGAGGATGGCATCCTCATAATACTAGCTTCAAATTCATCACTGCTGAAAATTTTGAAGAGAAATATCACTCAAAGTGTAAAATGACGTGAATATAAGAGTGCCAAGGGATCTGctcttaaataaaaataaaatttacctTCGAATTTACCCAAATTAGAGAttattttagagaaaaatatatataatactAAAAATCGGaatgtttatcttttttatttttctttttctccaaTTTTCAAGTTTCAACATTTTCCATCTTTCCCTGCTCTTTTAACCCTCGACCTCGAGAAACCTTTCAATGTCGACATTCAGGTAATGaagatcaaaattttcaaataaacGTCAAAACCTAGATTTGTTCCTTCATAAAAACCTTACATATTCCAATCGATTATATcaccaaataaaaaagaagaaaaaatggctGCATATAGAGCTGACGATgattatgattatctatttaaAGTTGTATTGATCGGTGATTCGGGTGTTGGTAAATCCAATCTTCTGTCTAGATTTACTCGTAATGAATTtagtcttgaatctaaatcaaccATTGGTGTTGAATTTGCTACAAGAAGTATTCGTGTTGATGATAAGGTTGTTAAAGCTCAGATTTGGGATACCGCTGGTCAGGAAAGGTTTGATCCCTTTCCCCATTTTCTTTATTAGATATGAATTctcaatttttaggttttttttaataGATCTGTGATATTGTTTTCATTTGTTTGTTATATTACACGTTTTGATGATCTTGTTTCTGAGTAAGATTAGAGGTGCATTAATTGGTTTAGGTGATTTATTTTATCATGATAATTATTCGTTTGGATTGGATCATAATTGCCTTCTCTTCGCTGCAGATGTATCATTTTAGTTTATAAATGTGACCGACATTAGATAGAGCAAcattttgctgctgctgcattttGATGTCTTTTGCATGTGTTTTGAAGTGTAACAtacactatgtttgtttactcctgactcatctggatctgagtgaaatcagttgactcatctggatctgaatgAAATCAgttgactcatctggatctgactcaatatgtttgttttgagtcagatctgactcaaaaaacgtgagtcagtggCTTGATCCCGTGAGTCAGGAGtatttgttacctgactcaaatgggtccgagtcaggggttatgtctgagtcataggtcgagtcagatctgactcaaaatgcaaaacaaacggtctgactgctgactcggcccgagtcagaggttgactcagatccagacgccgagtcagctgcaaacaaacaagatgctAGTCATTTGTATGGGAGAATAGTTTTCTCTATGTGCACTAACGATGTTTTATACGAGGCTGGGAAATTGTCCATTTGAAgtgtttctttttctgttttgaaTCTTTCATTTAATTTGAAATGAATTCCATTGTAGTGTGTTGTAGTTTGGTTGTTCTGTGGAATTATCTGGACCCTGTAAAACAGTCTGTAGTCGCATGATTATGCATCTTATGTGTATCAGAGCTGAAACAGATGTTAGGCAACATCTAGCATGACTAAATTCCATTTGTGTTCTGTGAGATATCTATTATTACTTAGTGTCCGAATCTTTAGGACATAATAGGTGTTGAGTTATCAGAGATGGTTAAATTTTTTGGATTTTATCATTTAAGCATTTGATGATGTATTTCTGAAACATAACAAGTTTTTGGCCATAGTATGCTAAGCTAGAGTTAGAACTACCATGCTTAGACAATCTCCATGGTAAAGAAAGGCTGTGCTTGACTCTTAGATATCTATCATGTTTTTGTTTAACACAGCCTAGCCTTTGATATCTATCCTGTTTCAGTTAGGCGTTTAATACTTAAATAGTTAAATCtcatttaatgtttctttgaCAAAGGTACCGTGCAATCACTAGTGCATACTATCGTGGTGCCGTCGGTGCACTGCTTGTCTATGATGTCACACGTCATGTTACCTTTGAAAATGTTGAGAGATGGTTAAAGGAGCTCCGGGATCACACTGATTCAAATATTGTGATCATGCTTGTGGGAAACAAAGCAGATCTGCGCCACCTACGAGCTGTTTCAACTGAGGATGCAACCGCCTTTGCTGAGAAAGAAAATACCTGCTTTATGGAGACATCTGCGTTGGAATCTATGAATGTGGAAAATGCCTTCACTGAAGTGCTCACCCAGATCTACCGTGTTGTCAGCAGGAAAGCTCTTGATATTGGGGATGACCCAGCGGCATTGCCCAAGGGACAGACAATCAATGTTGGCTC encodes:
- the LOC113348771 gene encoding ras-related protein RABA1f-like produces the protein MAAYRADDDYDYLFKVVLIGDSGVGKSNLLSRFTRNEFSLESKSTIGVEFATRSIRVDDKVVKAQIWDTAGQERYRAITSAYYRGAVGALLVYDVTRHVTFENVERWLKELRDHTDSNIVIMLVGNKADLRHLRAVSTEDATAFAEKENTCFMETSALESMNVENAFTEVLTQIYRVVSRKALDIGDDPAALPKGQTINVGSKDDVSAVKKVGCCSA